A section of the Vanessa tameamea isolate UH-Manoa-2023 chromosome 29, ilVanTame1 primary haplotype, whole genome shotgun sequence genome encodes:
- the LOC113396152 gene encoding eukaryotic peptide chain release factor subunit 1 isoform X2, with protein MSEESSADRNVEIWKIKKLIKSLEMARGNGTSMISLIIPPKDQISRVSKMLADEFGTASNIKSRVNRLSVLGAITSVQHRLKLYTKVPPNGLVIYCGTIVTEEGKEKKVNIDFEPFKPINTSLYLCDNKFHTEALTALLADDNKFGFIVMDGNGALFGTLQGNTREVLHKFTVDLPKKHGRGGQSALRFARLRMEKRHNYVRKVAEVATQLFISADRPNVAGLILAGSADFKTELSQSDMFDPRLQTKIIKLVDVSYGGENGFNQAIELAAESLQNVKFIQEKKLIGRYFDEISQDTGKYCFGVDDTLRALELGAVETLICWENLDIQRYVLKSHATNQETILHLTPEQEKDKSHFTDKETGVELELVECQPLLEWLANNYKSFGATLEIITDKSQEGSQFVRGFGGIGGILRYKVDFQSLQLDEPLDDVDLDDY; from the exons ATGTCTGAGGAGTCGTCAGCAGATCGCAATGTCGAAATATGGAAGATCAAAAAGCTGATCAAGAGCTTGGAAATGGCGAGGGG gAATGGTACGTCGATGATATCGTTGATAATACCACCGAAGGATCAGATCTCTCGGGTATCGAAGATGTTGGCTGATGAATTCGGTACAGCTTCCAACATCAAGTCTCGAGTGAACCGCCTCTCCGTGCTCGGGGCCATCACGTCGGTACAGCATCGACTGAAATTGTACACTAAAG TACCACCGAACGGCCTCGTCATCTATTGCGGTACCATCGTCACCGAAGAGGGCAAGGAGAAGAAGGTGAACATCGATTTTGAACCGTTCAAACCCATCAATACTTCACTCTATCTCTGTGATAATAAGTTCCACACGGAAGCCCTGACGGCGTTGCTCGCCGATGACAATAAGTTCGGTTTCATCGTGATGGACGGTAACGGAGCCCTGTTCGGTACACTGCAGGGTAACACCAGAGAG GTCCTCCACAAGTTCACCGTTGATCTGCCAAAGAAGCACGGTCGTGGTGGTCAGTCTGCTCTTCGTTTCGCTCGTCTGCGTATGGAGAAACGTCACAACTACGTGCGAAAGGTGGCCGAGGTGGCCACTCAGCTGTTCATCAGCGCTGACCGACCGAACGTCGCCGGACTCATCCTGGCCGGTTCGGCAGACTTCAAGACTGAACTGAGTCAGTCGGATATGTTCGACCCG CGTCTCCAAACGAAAATCATCAAGCTGGTGGATGTATCCTATGGCGGTGAGAATGGTTTCAACCAAGCTATAGAGTTAGCTGCTGAATCGTTGCAGAATGTCAAGTTCATCCAAGAGAAGAAACTCATTGGGAGATACTTTGACGAGATCTCACAG GATACTGGCAAGTATTGCTTCGGTGTGGATGACACGTTGCGGGCGCTCGAGCTGGGTGCCGTGGAGACGCTCATCTGCTGGGAAAATCTCGATATCCAAAG ATACGTTTTGAAATCACACGCTACCAACCAAGAAACTATTCTGCATTTGACGCCCGAgcaggagaaggataagtcaCATTTCACCGATAAAGAG ACCGGGGTGGAGCTGGAGCTGGTGGAGTGTCAGCCGCTGCTGGAGTGGCTCGCGAACAACTACAAGTCATTCGGTGCGACATTGGAGATCATAACAGACAAGAGTCAGGAGGGCAGTCAGTTTGTACGAGGTTTCGGTGGAATTGGCG GTATATTGCGGTACAAAGTGGACTTTCAATCGCTTCAGCTGGACGAACCGCTGGACGATGTAGACCTCGACGACTATTAG
- the LOC113396152 gene encoding eukaryotic peptide chain release factor subunit 1 isoform X1: MSEESSADRNVEIWKIKKLIKSLEMARGNGTSMISLIIPPKDQISRVSKMLADEFGTASNIKSRVNRLSVLGAITSVQHRLKLYTKVPPNGLVIYCGTIVTEEGKEKKVNIDFEPFKPINTSLYLCDNKFHTEALTALLADDNKFGFIVMDGNGALFGTLQGNTREVLHKFTVDLPKKHGRGGQSALRFARLRMEKRHNYVRKVAEVATQLFISADRPNVAGLILAGSADFKTELSQSDMFDPRLQTKIIKLVDVSYGGENGFNQAIELAAESLQNVKFIQEKKLIGRYFDEISQDTGKYCFGVDDTLRALELGAVETLICWENLDIQRYVLKSHATNQETILHLTPEQEKDKSHFTDKETGVELELVECQPLLEWLANNYKSFGATLEIITDKSQEGSQFVRGFGGIGGLLRYKVDFQSMQLDDEEIDNLYDVDDY, from the exons ATGTCTGAGGAGTCGTCAGCAGATCGCAATGTCGAAATATGGAAGATCAAAAAGCTGATCAAGAGCTTGGAAATGGCGAGGGG gAATGGTACGTCGATGATATCGTTGATAATACCACCGAAGGATCAGATCTCTCGGGTATCGAAGATGTTGGCTGATGAATTCGGTACAGCTTCCAACATCAAGTCTCGAGTGAACCGCCTCTCCGTGCTCGGGGCCATCACGTCGGTACAGCATCGACTGAAATTGTACACTAAAG TACCACCGAACGGCCTCGTCATCTATTGCGGTACCATCGTCACCGAAGAGGGCAAGGAGAAGAAGGTGAACATCGATTTTGAACCGTTCAAACCCATCAATACTTCACTCTATCTCTGTGATAATAAGTTCCACACGGAAGCCCTGACGGCGTTGCTCGCCGATGACAATAAGTTCGGTTTCATCGTGATGGACGGTAACGGAGCCCTGTTCGGTACACTGCAGGGTAACACCAGAGAG GTCCTCCACAAGTTCACCGTTGATCTGCCAAAGAAGCACGGTCGTGGTGGTCAGTCTGCTCTTCGTTTCGCTCGTCTGCGTATGGAGAAACGTCACAACTACGTGCGAAAGGTGGCCGAGGTGGCCACTCAGCTGTTCATCAGCGCTGACCGACCGAACGTCGCCGGACTCATCCTGGCCGGTTCGGCAGACTTCAAGACTGAACTGAGTCAGTCGGATATGTTCGACCCG CGTCTCCAAACGAAAATCATCAAGCTGGTGGATGTATCCTATGGCGGTGAGAATGGTTTCAACCAAGCTATAGAGTTAGCTGCTGAATCGTTGCAGAATGTCAAGTTCATCCAAGAGAAGAAACTCATTGGGAGATACTTTGACGAGATCTCACAG GATACTGGCAAGTATTGCTTCGGTGTGGATGACACGTTGCGGGCGCTCGAGCTGGGTGCCGTGGAGACGCTCATCTGCTGGGAAAATCTCGATATCCAAAG ATACGTTTTGAAATCACACGCTACCAACCAAGAAACTATTCTGCATTTGACGCCCGAgcaggagaaggataagtcaCATTTCACCGATAAAGAG ACCGGGGTGGAGCTGGAGCTGGTGGAGTGTCAGCCGCTGCTGGAGTGGCTCGCGAACAACTACAAGTCATTCGGTGCGACATTGGAGATCATAACAGACAAGAGTCAGGAGGGCAGTCAGTTTGTACGAGGTTTCGGTGGAATTGGCG GTCTGCTGCGTTACAAGGTGGACTTCCAATCGATGCAGCTGGACGACGAGGAGATAGACAATTTGTACGACGTTGATGATTATTAG